The following are encoded together in the Streptomyces flavofungini genome:
- a CDS encoding DUF881 domain-containing protein yields MSNSADFPGGTGRGRRWRPVRLLTIAVFALAGLIFVTSFNTAKGTNIRTDASLLKLSDLIQERSRENKDLEDSNGSLRGDVDSLAQRDSPGSKADDARLKALEKNAGTRKLSGDAVTVTLTDAPPDATAKLPGYPEPQPNDLVIHQQDLQAVVNALWQGGAEGIKVMDQRLISTSAVRCVGNTLILQGRVYSPPYKVTAVGDPDKLRKSLAASPEIQNYMLYVNAYGLGWKVDDDGAVTLPGYSGTVDLHYAKPVEQ; encoded by the coding sequence TTGAGCAATTCTGCCGACTTCCCCGGAGGCACCGGTCGAGGCCGCCGGTGGCGCCCGGTGCGGCTCCTCACGATCGCTGTCTTCGCCCTCGCCGGCCTCATCTTCGTCACCAGCTTCAACACGGCCAAGGGCACCAACATCCGTACCGACGCCTCCCTGTTGAAGCTCTCCGACCTCATCCAGGAACGCAGCCGCGAGAACAAGGACCTGGAGGATTCCAACGGCTCCCTGCGCGGCGACGTCGACTCCCTGGCCCAGCGCGACAGCCCCGGCAGCAAGGCCGATGACGCCCGCCTGAAGGCCCTGGAGAAGAACGCCGGCACCCGAAAGCTCAGCGGCGACGCCGTCACGGTCACCCTCACCGACGCCCCGCCGGACGCCACCGCCAAGCTCCCCGGCTACCCCGAGCCGCAACCCAACGACCTGGTCATCCACCAGCAGGACCTGCAGGCCGTGGTGAACGCGCTCTGGCAGGGCGGCGCCGAGGGCATCAAGGTCATGGACCAGCGCCTGATCTCCACCAGCGCCGTCCGCTGCGTCGGCAACACCCTGATCCTCCAGGGCCGCGTCTACTCACCGCCGTACAAGGTCACGGCCGTCGGCGACCCGGACAAGCTCAGGAAGTCCCTCGCGGCCTCCCCGGAGATCCAGAACTACATGCTGTACGTCAACGCCTACGGCCTCGGCTGGAAAGTCGACGACGACGGGGCGGTGACTCTTCCCGGCTACTCGGGCACAGTGGATCTCCACTACGCGAAGCCTGTGGAGCAGTAG
- the crgA gene encoding cell division protein CrgA translates to MPKSRIRKKADDYTPPSKKATNIKLTSRSWVAPVMLAMFLIGLAWIVVFYVTDGKLPIDPLGNWNIVVGFGFIAAGFGVSTQWK, encoded by the coding sequence GTGCCGAAGTCACGTATCCGCAAGAAGGCAGACGACTACACGCCGCCGTCGAAGAAGGCGACGAACATCAAGCTGACCAGCCGCAGCTGGGTGGCTCCGGTGATGCTGGCCATGTTCCTGATCGGCCTGGCCTGGATCGTCGTCTTCTACGTCACGGACGGAAAGCTGCCGATCGACCCGCTGGGCAACTGGAACATCGTCGTCGGCTTCGGCTTCATCGCGGCCGGGTTCGGCGTCTCCACGCAGTGGAAGTAA
- a CDS encoding rhomboid family intramembrane serine protease: MDQAPGSPQEPRDAQGPPTCYRHPDRETGITCTRCERPICPECMISASVGFQCPECVRGGSGTGHSPAASQPRTLAGGTIAQDPRLLTKIILAINLLVFVAVRVRGDSLLGDLVLIGEWPPHPFVPTEGVADGQAYRLVTSMFTHQEIWHIAFNMLGLWWLGGPLEAALGRARYLTLYLLSGLGGSALTYLLEDASKASLGASGAIFGLLGATAVLMRRLNYDMRPVIALLALNLLFTFTWSGIAWQAHVGGLIAGVAIAYGMVHAPRERRALVQWGTCAVVFAVIVVVVVLRTAQLT; the protein is encoded by the coding sequence ATGGACCAGGCGCCAGGCAGCCCGCAGGAGCCGCGGGACGCGCAGGGCCCGCCGACGTGCTACCGGCATCCGGACCGGGAGACCGGCATCACCTGCACGCGCTGCGAGCGGCCGATCTGCCCCGAGTGCATGATCAGCGCCTCGGTCGGCTTCCAGTGCCCCGAGTGCGTCCGGGGCGGCTCGGGCACCGGGCACTCGCCCGCGGCCAGTCAGCCGCGCACGCTCGCGGGGGGCACCATCGCCCAGGACCCCCGACTGCTCACGAAGATCATCCTGGCGATCAACCTGCTGGTGTTCGTCGCGGTCCGGGTGCGCGGTGACAGTCTGCTCGGCGACCTTGTGCTGATCGGCGAGTGGCCGCCGCACCCGTTCGTGCCGACCGAGGGCGTCGCGGACGGCCAGGCGTATCGCCTGGTCACGTCGATGTTCACGCACCAGGAGATCTGGCACATCGCGTTCAACATGCTGGGCCTGTGGTGGCTCGGCGGCCCCCTGGAGGCGGCCCTCGGCCGGGCCCGGTACCTGACGCTCTACCTGCTGTCCGGCCTCGGCGGCAGCGCCCTCACCTATCTCCTCGAGGACGCGAGCAAGGCCTCCCTCGGCGCCTCCGGCGCGATCTTCGGCCTGCTCGGCGCGACGGCGGTCCTGATGCGGCGCCTGAACTACGACATGCGCCCGGTCATCGCGCTCCTCGCGCTGAACCTGCTCTTCACCTTCACCTGGAGCGGCATCGCCTGGCAGGCCCACGTCGGCGGTCTGATCGCGGGGGTGGCCATCGCGTACGGCATGGTGCACGCCCCGCGCGAGCGGCGGGCCCTGGTGCAGTGGGGGACGTGCGCGGTGGTGTTCGCGGTGATCGTGGTGGTCGTGGTGCTGCGGACGGCGCAGCTGACCTGA
- a CDS encoding peptidylprolyl isomerase, producing the protein MAEQLYATLKTNQGDIEIRLLPNHAPKTVKNFVELAQGEREWVHPATGKKSTDRLYDGTVFHRVISGFMIQGGDPLGNGTGGPGYEFEDEFHPDLAFDKPYLLAMANAGPGTNGSQFFVTVAPTAWLTRKHTIFGEVSTDAGKKVVDVIAGTQTNPRTDRPVNDVVIESVVIETREG; encoded by the coding sequence GTGGCCGAGCAGCTTTACGCCACCCTGAAGACCAACCAGGGCGACATCGAGATCCGGCTTCTGCCGAATCACGCGCCCAAGACGGTCAAGAACTTTGTTGAGCTCGCCCAGGGCGAGCGCGAGTGGGTGCACCCCGCGACCGGCAAGAAGTCGACGGACAGGCTCTACGACGGCACCGTCTTCCACCGCGTGATCAGTGGCTTCATGATCCAGGGCGGCGACCCGCTGGGCAACGGCACCGGTGGCCCGGGCTACGAGTTCGAGGACGAGTTCCACCCGGACCTGGCCTTCGACAAGCCCTACCTGCTCGCGATGGCCAACGCGGGACCGGGCACCAACGGCTCGCAGTTCTTCGTCACGGTGGCGCCGACGGCCTGGCTGACGCGCAAGCACACCATCTTCGGCGAGGTCTCCACCGACGCCGGCAAGAAGGTCGTGGACGTCATCGCCGGCACCCAGACCAACCCGCGCACCGACCGCCCGGTCAACGACGTCGTGATCGAGTCCGTCGTCATCGAGACGCGCGAGGGCTGA
- a CDS encoding DUF5324 family protein: protein MTRKDSVRAAADSAKESVRHAADAVTPYADKAAEAKDKAAHLAQEARARLAPKVSHAAHTAADQARAQFDAHVAPRVEQARSHVPPKVDHAAHEAAVRTRRAARQAADFSKPRVEHAVAAAGPVREEAAARGAAALAALRGQVSPAQIEQLARRGERRARAGRLAKRLAVLGALAAGAFAVWKWWDKQANPDWLVEPPAATEVPDRTPLTSVDGSAQASLDPEVQAKQAEAEAEGREERG, encoded by the coding sequence GTGACCCGCAAAGACAGCGTGCGCGCCGCGGCCGACTCGGCGAAGGAAAGCGTGCGGCACGCCGCGGACGCGGTGACCCCGTACGCGGACAAGGCGGCCGAGGCCAAGGACAAGGCCGCGCACCTGGCGCAGGAGGCCCGGGCACGGCTCGCGCCGAAGGTGTCGCACGCCGCCCACACGGCCGCCGATCAGGCCCGCGCCCAGTTCGACGCGCATGTGGCACCGCGTGTGGAGCAGGCCCGCAGCCATGTGCCGCCGAAGGTCGACCACGCGGCGCACGAGGCCGCCGTCCGCACCCGCAGGGCCGCCCGCCAGGCCGCCGACTTCTCAAAGCCCCGCGTCGAGCACGCCGTGGCCGCGGCCGGGCCCGTCCGCGAGGAAGCCGCCGCCCGCGGCGCGGCGGCGCTCGCCGCGCTGCGCGGACAGGTCTCGCCCGCGCAGATCGAGCAACTGGCCCGCCGGGGCGAACGCCGCGCCCGCGCCGGACGCCTCGCCAAGCGGCTCGCCGTCCTCGGCGCGCTCGCGGCCGGAGCCTTCGCCGTGTGGAAGTGGTGGGACAAACAGGCCAACCCGGACTGGCTGGTCGAGCCCCCCGCGGCCACGGAGGTCCCCGACCGGACACCGCTCACGTCGGTCGACGGCAGCGCCCAGGCGTCCCTCGACCCCGAGGTCCAGGCCAAGCAGGCCGAGGCCGAGGCGGAGGGGCGCGAAGAGCGGGGCTGA
- a CDS encoding GAF and ANTAR domain-containing protein has protein sequence MTTPQQHLADIFVELAGGNSDVLLDPPALLTALAAHSREIVGARACGVLLAAGTGSGEVYASQDEARELVLDAHHRDQGPGPHCWATGAPVPRTDLRGSVVRHRWPHYVPRALALGYTEVAARPLRGRDQVIGALVLFGSEDAPLTDEALMLGQSLADIVAIVLLRDLELSRSRTLAGQLEHALTSRLIIEQAKGVLAAQRSLTMDEAFGILRGHARGRQRKLAAVAREVVEGRLVL, from the coding sequence ATGACCACGCCACAGCAACACCTGGCCGACATCTTCGTGGAACTGGCCGGAGGCAACTCTGACGTGCTGCTCGACCCTCCAGCCCTGCTCACCGCGCTCGCGGCGCACAGCAGGGAAATCGTCGGAGCCCGTGCCTGCGGTGTCCTGCTCGCGGCGGGCACCGGGTCCGGGGAGGTCTACGCGTCCCAGGACGAGGCCAGGGAACTGGTCCTGGACGCGCACCATCGCGACCAGGGGCCCGGCCCGCACTGCTGGGCCACCGGGGCTCCGGTACCCAGGACCGACCTGAGGGGCTCCGTCGTCCGCCATCGCTGGCCGCACTATGTGCCTCGGGCCCTCGCCCTCGGCTACACGGAGGTCGCGGCGCGGCCCCTGCGCGGGCGCGATCAGGTCATCGGCGCGCTGGTGCTCTTCGGCAGCGAGGACGCGCCGCTCACCGACGAGGCGCTGATGCTCGGCCAGTCCCTCGCGGACATCGTGGCCATCGTGCTGCTGCGGGACCTGGAGCTGAGCCGCAGCCGCACCCTGGCCGGTCAGCTGGAGCACGCCCTGACCAGCCGCCTCATCATCGAGCAGGCCAAAGGCGTGCTCGCGGCCCAGCGGTCGCTGACCATGGACGAGGCCTTCGGGATCCTCCGCGGGCACGCGCGTGGACGGCAGCGGAAGCTCGCCGCGGTGGCGCGGGAGGTGGTGGAGGGGCGACTCGTCCTGTGA
- a CDS encoding GAF domain-containing protein: protein MTTGDGAAEHAAAAWSRAARARERARSAEEAAERYERKAAESGSDVYVQMATMLHSTAGCHRSSARLQEAFAHKLTGWQQGEGARPRFMTGVAEACGTSSAALTLVDADHSQLAVAASNEPARVAQDLEFMLGEGPTRDATANCRLVVASRDAIEQRWPCYGPALTTLGIHEVVAAPLDTTGRCFGALAVFDPRPGLVGTQALTDIVGALARTVLLDPDADPELYGGTDHREIVQQAAGVVSVHIGRRVEDALALIKARAFTLGVPLETYARGIVTGELELTPEGPS from the coding sequence ATGACCACGGGCGATGGCGCCGCCGAGCACGCGGCAGCAGCATGGAGCCGTGCCGCACGGGCGCGGGAGCGCGCACGAAGCGCCGAGGAAGCCGCCGAGCGGTACGAACGGAAGGCGGCGGAGTCGGGGAGCGACGTGTACGTGCAGATGGCCACGATGCTGCACTCCACGGCAGGCTGCCACCGCTCGTCGGCACGGCTTCAGGAGGCCTTCGCGCACAAGCTCACGGGCTGGCAGCAGGGAGAGGGGGCCAGGCCGCGGTTCATGACCGGCGTCGCCGAGGCGTGCGGCACCAGCAGCGCGGCGCTCACGCTGGTCGACGCCGACCACAGCCAGCTCGCCGTCGCCGCGTCCAACGAGCCGGCGCGTGTCGCCCAGGACCTGGAGTTCATGCTCGGTGAGGGTCCCACCCGGGACGCCACGGCCAACTGCCGGCTCGTCGTCGCCTCGCGCGACGCGATCGAGCAGCGCTGGCCCTGCTACGGCCCCGCCCTCACCACGCTCGGGATCCACGAGGTCGTCGCCGCGCCCCTCGACACCACCGGGCGCTGCTTCGGCGCGCTCGCGGTGTTCGACCCGCGTCCCGGGCTCGTGGGCACCCAGGCGCTCACAGACATCGTCGGGGCGCTGGCCCGCACCGTGCTCCTCGACCCCGACGCCGACCCCGAGCTGTACGGCGGGACCGACCACCGGGAGATCGTGCAGCAGGCGGCCGGCGTGGTGTCCGTGCACATCGGCCGGCGCGTTGAGGACGCGCTGGCGCTCATCAAGGCCCGCGCCTTCACGCTCGGGGTGCCGTTGGAGACGTACGCGCGGGGAATCGTGACCGGCGAACTCGAGCTCACCCCGGAAGGGCCATCATGA